A single Campylobacter concisus DNA region contains:
- a CDS encoding aspartate-semialdehyde dehydrogenase, with protein MRKFNVAVVGATGAVGEELFRVMEEVDFPVGELLPLASAKSAGSEIEFNGKYYKVKELTEKVFSEHEIDIAFFSAGGSVSEKFAKFAADSGAVVIDNTSHFRMDKDIPLVVPECNPSDIAMWKNRGIIANPNCSTIQMVQILKPLNDAFSINRVDVSTYQAASGAGKEGMEELVVQMQKFFEFKLDECEPKVFAHRLALNVIPHIDVFLDNDYTKEEMKMVNETQKILHKDIEVSATCVRVPVLRSHSEAITIHFDKDVSADAAREILNKAPSIVVVDNPAQKEYPMPIISSDTNETYVGRIRVDNYRPNVLHLWCSADQIRVGAATNAVRIAQKWIAMQE; from the coding sequence ATGAGAAAATTTAACGTAGCAGTCGTTGGCGCTACTGGAGCGGTCGGCGAAGAGCTTTTTAGAGTTATGGAAGAGGTTGATTTCCCAGTTGGAGAGCTTTTGCCGCTTGCTAGTGCAAAAAGTGCTGGTAGTGAGATCGAATTTAATGGCAAATATTACAAGGTAAAAGAGCTAACCGAAAAGGTTTTTAGCGAGCACGAGATCGATATCGCATTTTTTAGTGCAGGCGGCTCAGTTTCAGAGAAATTTGCCAAATTTGCAGCTGACAGCGGCGCGGTAGTCATCGATAATACCAGCCATTTTAGGATGGATAAAGATATCCCGCTAGTCGTGCCTGAGTGCAACCCAAGTGACATCGCCATGTGGAAAAACCGCGGCATCATAGCTAATCCAAACTGCTCAACTATCCAAATGGTGCAAATTTTAAAGCCACTAAATGACGCTTTTAGCATCAATAGAGTCGATGTCTCTACATACCAAGCAGCAAGCGGTGCTGGCAAAGAGGGCATGGAAGAGCTTGTCGTTCAGATGCAAAAATTCTTTGAGTTTAAGCTTGATGAGTGCGAGCCAAAGGTATTTGCGCACCGCCTAGCACTAAATGTTATCCCACACATCGATGTTTTTTTGGACAATGACTACACAAAAGAAGAGATGAAAATGGTCAATGAAACGCAAAAAATTCTTCACAAAGATATAGAAGTTAGCGCTACCTGTGTGCGTGTGCCAGTGCTTAGAAGCCACTCTGAGGCGATCACCATCCATTTTGACAAAGACGTGAGCGCAGATGCGGCAAGAGAGATATTAAACAAAGCGCCAAGCATCGTCGTAGTCGATAATCCAGCGCAAAAAGAGTATCCGATGCCTATCATTTCAAGTGATACAAATGAGACTTATGTCGGCAGGATCAGAGTTGATAATTACAGACCTAATGTGCTTCATCTTTGGTGTAGTGCCGATCAGATCCGCGTAGGGGCTGCGACAAATGCCGTCAGGATCGCGCAAAAGTGGATTGCGATGCAAGAGTAA
- a CDS encoding AAA family ATPase, which translates to MNIVIVEDDINMRKSLEIALGEYEELNIKSYKSAVEALKKLSDDTDLIITDINMPKMDGLEFIKELNGKFDVIIMTGNATLNKAIESVRLGVKDFLTKPFDVSTLYEAIKRVELLKQKTPKTIKKVETKNENNGFLATSKALEATLNIALKAARTDASIMLSGESGVGKEVFAKFIHANSPRKDAAFVALNMAAIPENLIESELFGFEKGAFTDAATTKKGQFELANGGTLFLDEIGEMPINLQPKLLRALQEREITRLGATKSEKIDVRIICATNANLELAMKEGRFREDLFYRLNTIPLFIPPLRERKDEILPIAQDALEKCCKEYGFEAKNFSKAAKEELLSYDYPGNIRELISVVQRAAILSEGDEILPKDLFLQARSKK; encoded by the coding sequence ATGAATATCGTCATAGTAGAAGATGACATCAATATGCGAAAGTCGCTTGAGATCGCACTTGGCGAGTATGAAGAGCTAAATATAAAAAGCTATAAGAGCGCAGTTGAAGCCCTAAAAAAGCTAAGCGACGACACTGATCTAATCATCACCGATATAAACATGCCAAAGATGGATGGACTTGAGTTCATTAAAGAGTTAAACGGCAAATTTGACGTCATTATAATGACAGGAAACGCGACACTTAACAAGGCGATAGAGAGCGTTAGGCTCGGCGTAAAGGACTTTTTAACCAAGCCGTTTGACGTCTCAACGCTTTACGAGGCGATAAAAAGGGTCGAGCTTCTTAAGCAAAAAACTCCAAAAACCATAAAAAAAGTTGAAACCAAAAACGAAAACAATGGCTTTTTAGCCACTTCAAAAGCTCTTGAAGCGACACTAAATATCGCGCTAAAAGCTGCAAGGACTGATGCTTCAATAATGCTTAGTGGTGAAAGTGGCGTTGGTAAGGAGGTCTTTGCTAAATTTATCCATGCAAACTCGCCTAGAAAAGATGCAGCATTTGTTGCTTTAAATATGGCAGCGATCCCTGAAAATTTGATAGAAAGTGAGCTTTTTGGCTTTGAAAAAGGCGCATTTACTGACGCTGCGACTACCAAAAAAGGGCAGTTTGAACTGGCAAATGGCGGAACGCTATTTTTAGATGAGATCGGCGAGATGCCTATAAATTTACAGCCAAAATTACTTCGTGCCTTACAGGAGCGCGAGATAACAAGGCTTGGTGCCACAAAGAGCGAAAAGATAGATGTTCGCATCATCTGTGCTACAAACGCAAATTTAGAGCTTGCTATGAAAGAGGGCAGGTTTAGAGAGGATCTTTTCTACCGCCTAAATACGATCCCGCTTTTCATCCCGCCACTTCGCGAGCGAAAGGATGAAATTTTGCCTATCGCGCAGGATGCTTTAGAAAAATGTTGCAAAGAGTATGGCTTTGAGGCTAAAAATTTCTCAAAAGCGGCAAAAGAGGAGCTTTTGAGCTATGACTATCCAGGCAACATAAGAGAGCTCATCTCAGTCGTGCAGCGTGCAGCGATACTAAGCGAGGGTGATGAAATTTTGCCAAAAGATCTATTTTTACAAGCCAGAAGCAAAAAATAG
- a CDS encoding lipoprotein required for motility, with product MKIKILFFAVMATLFSGCTFNGFMGEPTSTSNRNVVIQKVDKDDLREVMKKEKMIYDSAPRETTFRATGEGIAPLNSLSYAQSVTLAKRAAMADAYSQLAGKLYGVKINAEDTVRDAMLNDSSITSKVQGLVKNARIVNENFKDGLYKVNMELKIDEDKWREVFSY from the coding sequence ATGAAGATTAAAATTTTATTTTTTGCTGTAATGGCGACACTTTTTAGTGGTTGTACATTTAATGGCTTTATGGGCGAGCCGACAAGCACATCAAACCGCAATGTAGTCATCCAAAAGGTCGATAAAGACGATCTTAGAGAGGTGATGAAAAAAGAGAAGATGATATATGATAGCGCTCCAAGAGAGACTACTTTTAGAGCCACAGGCGAGGGCATAGCTCCGCTAAATTCGCTCTCGTACGCTCAGTCAGTCACTCTTGCAAAAAGAGCAGCAATGGCTGATGCTTATTCTCAGCTTGCTGGCAAGCTTTATGGCGTAAAGATCAACGCTGAAGACACAGTAAGAGACGCTATGCTAAACGACTCATCTATCACTTCAAAGGTTCAAGGTCTTGTTAAAAACGCAAGGATCGTGAATGAAAATTTCAAAGACGGGCTTTATAAGGTAAATATGGAGCTTAAGATAGACGAAGATAAGTGGCGAGAAGTCTTTTCTTACTAA